A single Paraburkholderia sp. FT54 DNA region contains:
- the der gene encoding ribosome biogenesis GTPase Der → MKPVIALVGRPNVGKSTLFNRLTRSRDALVADLPGLTRDRHYGEGRTGERPYLVVDTGGFEPVAKDGILHEMARQTRQAVEESDIVVFIVDGRNGLAPQDKSIADYLRKVGRPIFLVVNKAEGMKYTTVAADFYELGLGDPRAISAAHGDGVTEMINEALEVAYAGQPEESDDEKETRGVKIAIVGRPNVGKSTLINALVGEERVIAFDMPGTTRDSIYVDFERGGKPYTLIDTAGLRRRGKVFEAIEKFSVVKTLQSISDANVVILLLDARQDISEQDAHIAGFVVEQGRALVVGVNKWDGLDPHVRDRTKADLERKLKFLDFAKFHFISAAEKTGIGPLMRSVDDAYAAAMAKLPTPKLTRALIDAVEFQQPRRRGPVRPKLRYAHQGGQNPPIIVIHGNALDAITETYKRYLENRFRETFKLTGTPLRIEFRSSTNPYADKG, encoded by the coding sequence ATGAAACCCGTTATTGCCCTCGTTGGGCGCCCCAATGTGGGGAAATCCACGCTGTTCAACCGGCTCACGCGCTCGCGTGACGCGCTGGTTGCCGACCTGCCCGGTCTCACCCGCGATCGCCACTACGGTGAAGGGCGTACCGGCGAGCGGCCGTATCTGGTCGTCGATACCGGCGGTTTCGAGCCGGTCGCGAAAGACGGCATTCTGCACGAAATGGCGCGGCAAACCCGCCAGGCGGTTGAGGAATCGGACATCGTCGTGTTCATCGTCGACGGTCGCAACGGTCTCGCGCCGCAGGACAAGTCGATCGCCGATTATCTGCGCAAGGTCGGCCGGCCGATTTTCCTCGTCGTCAACAAGGCCGAGGGCATGAAGTACACCACGGTCGCCGCCGACTTCTACGAACTCGGCCTCGGCGACCCGCGCGCGATTTCCGCGGCGCACGGCGACGGCGTCACCGAAATGATCAATGAGGCGCTCGAAGTCGCGTACGCCGGCCAGCCGGAAGAGAGCGACGACGAGAAAGAAACGCGCGGCGTGAAGATCGCGATCGTCGGCCGTCCGAATGTCGGCAAGTCGACCTTGATCAACGCACTGGTAGGCGAAGAACGCGTGATCGCGTTCGATATGCCGGGCACCACGCGCGATTCGATCTACGTCGATTTCGAGCGCGGCGGCAAACCGTACACGCTGATCGATACGGCCGGTTTGCGCCGCCGCGGCAAAGTGTTCGAAGCGATCGAGAAATTCTCGGTGGTGAAAACGCTGCAGTCGATCTCCGACGCCAACGTCGTGATCCTGCTGCTCGACGCGCGCCAGGATATTTCAGAACAGGACGCGCATATTGCCGGCTTCGTAGTGGAGCAGGGCCGTGCGCTGGTGGTGGGCGTGAACAAGTGGGACGGTCTCGATCCGCATGTGCGCGACCGCACCAAGGCCGACCTCGAGCGCAAACTGAAATTTCTCGACTTCGCCAAGTTCCATTTTATTTCCGCCGCGGAAAAAACAGGGATCGGCCCGTTGATGCGCTCGGTCGACGACGCCTACGCAGCCGCCATGGCCAAGCTGCCGACGCCGAAGCTCACGCGCGCGCTGATCGACGCCGTCGAATTCCAGCAGCCGCGCCGGCGTGGTCCCGTGCGCCCGAAACTGCGCTACGCGCACCAGGGCGGGCAGAATCCGCCGATCATCGTGATTCACGGCAACGCGCTCGACGCGATCACCGAAACGTACAAACGCTACCTCGAAAACCGCTTCAGGGAAACTTTCAAGCTGACTGGGACTCCATTGCGCATAGAGTTCAGATCGTCGACGAACCCTTACGCGGATAAAGGCTAG
- a CDS encoding helix-turn-helix domain-containing protein: protein MSEPQHPQPQDTDTNEGHPAPVARAAVQPVVQPGMDSLAAVGARLTQLRESKGWTIDDVSARLKVSAVKLRALESGDISHLPDTTFALGVVRSYAKMLGADPTPFTAALRREKGVPAPDLSMPASSGKDLPRGKVSLSLGGSGQKSRSWLWGVAAVIVAVIALGMWHTNGGDSSAWLARLKATANGAAGGATGASGAVAQGQSAGSEAAAEEAASAPDAQAAAENAASATPMPAPLATGTAPSSAPAVTAMTAAPKAGSQAPAAATAPGASAPAATVTPAAGQSIVALSVKQDSWFSVRGKDGKEVFSGLVHAGDTKEVTGEAPFKVTVGNRAGLDSLTLDGQPVDPSKYAAAKGNVARFALP, encoded by the coding sequence ATGAGTGAGCCGCAGCACCCGCAGCCGCAGGACACAGACACGAACGAAGGCCATCCGGCGCCAGTCGCACGGGCGGCGGTGCAGCCTGTTGTGCAGCCGGGCATGGACTCGTTGGCGGCGGTTGGCGCGCGCTTGACCCAATTGCGTGAATCGAAAGGCTGGACGATCGACGACGTATCGGCGCGTCTGAAGGTGAGTGCCGTCAAGCTGCGCGCGCTCGAATCGGGCGACATCAGCCACTTGCCGGACACCACCTTCGCGCTGGGCGTGGTGCGCAGCTACGCGAAGATGCTCGGCGCCGATCCCACGCCGTTCACGGCGGCATTGCGCCGCGAAAAGGGTGTGCCCGCGCCGGATCTGTCGATGCCGGCGTCGTCGGGTAAAGATTTGCCCCGCGGCAAGGTATCGCTTTCGCTGGGCGGCAGCGGGCAAAAGAGCCGCTCATGGTTGTGGGGCGTGGCGGCGGTGATCGTCGCGGTGATCGCGCTCGGCATGTGGCATACCAACGGCGGCGATTCGTCGGCGTGGCTCGCGCGGTTGAAAGCGACCGCGAACGGTGCCGCTGGCGGCGCGACCGGCGCATCGGGCGCGGTGGCGCAGGGGCAATCGGCAGGTTCGGAAGCCGCCGCGGAAGAGGCTGCTTCTGCGCCGGACGCGCAGGCGGCAGCAGAAAATGCAGCGTCGGCTACGCCGATGCCCGCGCCGCTCGCCACCGGCACGGCGCCTTCGTCGGCGCCGGCAGTCACGGCAATGACGGCCGCGCCGAAAGCCGGGTCGCAAGCACCGGCTGCGGCAACTGCGCCGGGCGCGAGCGCGCCGGCGGCTACGGTCACGCCGGCTGCAGGTCAGTCGATCGTTGCGTTGAGCGTAAAACAGGACAGCTGGTTCAGCGTGCGTGGCAAAGATGGCAAGGAAGTGTTCTCCGGCCTCGTGCACGCAGGCGATACCAAGGAAGTAACGGGCGAAGCGCCGTTCAAGGTCACGGTCGGCAACAGGGCCGGTCTCGACTCGCTGACGCTCGATGGCCAGCCGGTCGATCCGTCGAAGTATGCGGCGGCCAAAGGCAACGTGGCGCGCTTCGCGCTGCCTTGA
- a CDS encoding tetratricopeptide repeat protein, protein MSYHDEQESIESLKAWWTQWGNATTWIVLVALVAAAGWNGWNFWQRRQAAEAAVLYDQVQQAVASGDKAKITRVATDMEDRFSRTAYAQMTALGAAKALYAAGDEAAAKAQLQWTIDHAKDDEFKQIAKLRLASLLLDDKAYDQGLALLAEPQSDAFKGIVANGRGDLLAAQGKRDDARAAYKLALDSLSKNDSSARQLIQFKLDALGG, encoded by the coding sequence ATGAGTTACCACGACGAACAAGAATCGATTGAAAGTCTGAAGGCATGGTGGACGCAGTGGGGCAATGCAACCACATGGATCGTGCTGGTGGCACTGGTCGCCGCGGCTGGCTGGAACGGCTGGAATTTCTGGCAACGGCGCCAGGCGGCGGAAGCTGCCGTGCTGTACGACCAGGTGCAGCAAGCCGTGGCATCGGGCGATAAGGCAAAGATCACCCGCGTCGCCACCGACATGGAAGACAGGTTCAGCCGCACGGCGTATGCGCAGATGACCGCGCTCGGCGCCGCCAAGGCGCTGTACGCCGCGGGCGACGAAGCCGCCGCGAAGGCGCAACTGCAATGGACCATCGATCACGCGAAAGATGACGAGTTCAAGCAGATCGCCAAGCTGCGCCTCGCTTCGCTGCTGCTCGACGACAAGGCTTACGACCAGGGCCTCGCGCTGCTCGCCGAACCGCAGTCCGACGCGTTCAAAGGCATCGTGGCGAACGGCCGCGGCGATCTGCTCGCCGCTCAAGGCAAGCGCGACGATGCGCGCGCGGCCTACAAGCTGGCCCTCGACTCGCTGTCGAAAAACGATAGTTCGGCGCGCCAGTTGATTCAGTTCAAGCTGGACGCGCTGGGCGGCTGA
- the ispG gene encoding flavodoxin-dependent (E)-4-hydroxy-3-methylbut-2-enyl-diphosphate synthase, with translation MGFSMQSEAQSQSSSKIVSTEPVFGGQAARRKSHAVDVRWGGQLVTIGGDAPVRIQSMTNTDTADAIGTAIQIKELAQAGSELVRITVNTPEAAAAVPAVREQLDRMGVSVPLVGDFHYNGHLLLRDYPACAESLSKYRINPGNVGHGAKRDTQFAQMIEAAAKYDKPVRIGVNWGSLDQDLLAKMMDENAARATPWEAQSVMYEALIQSAIGSAERAVELGLSRNQIILSCKVSGVQDLIAVYRELARRCDFALHLGLTEAGMGSKGIVASTAALSVLLQQGIGDTIRISLTPEPGASRTGEVIVGQEILQTMGLRSFTPMVIACPGCGRTTSTLFQELASQIQTYLRTQMPVWRDQYPGVEKMHVAVMGCIVNGPGESKQANIGISLPGSGENPAAPVFIDGEKVKTLRGDNIAQEFQQIVSDYVERSYGRATVAN, from the coding sequence ATGGGTTTTTCGATGCAATCCGAAGCTCAATCCCAATCGAGTAGCAAGATCGTTTCAACCGAGCCGGTGTTCGGCGGCCAGGCCGCGCGGCGCAAGTCGCACGCGGTCGACGTCCGTTGGGGCGGCCAGCTCGTCACCATCGGCGGCGACGCACCCGTGCGCATCCAGTCGATGACCAACACGGATACCGCGGACGCCATCGGCACCGCGATCCAGATCAAGGAACTGGCGCAAGCCGGCTCGGAACTGGTGCGTATCACCGTGAACACGCCGGAAGCGGCCGCGGCCGTCCCGGCCGTGCGCGAGCAGCTCGACCGCATGGGCGTGTCGGTGCCGCTGGTCGGCGACTTCCATTACAACGGCCATCTGCTGTTGCGCGATTACCCCGCGTGCGCGGAGTCGCTGTCCAAGTACCGGATCAATCCGGGCAACGTCGGCCATGGCGCGAAACGCGACACGCAGTTCGCGCAGATGATTGAAGCCGCGGCGAAGTATGACAAGCCGGTGCGTATCGGCGTCAACTGGGGCAGTCTCGACCAGGACCTGCTCGCGAAGATGATGGACGAGAACGCCGCGCGTGCCACGCCGTGGGAAGCGCAAAGCGTGATGTACGAAGCGCTCATCCAGTCGGCGATCGGCTCGGCGGAGCGGGCGGTCGAACTCGGTCTGTCGCGCAATCAGATTATCCTGTCGTGCAAGGTCAGCGGCGTGCAGGATCTGATCGCCGTGTACCGCGAACTCGCGCGCCGTTGTGACTTCGCGCTGCATCTCGGCTTGACCGAGGCTGGCATGGGGTCGAAGGGCATTGTTGCCTCGACCGCGGCGTTGTCCGTGTTGTTGCAGCAGGGCATCGGCGACACGATCCGGATTTCGCTCACGCCGGAACCGGGCGCCTCGCGCACCGGCGAAGTGATCGTCGGCCAGGAAATCCTGCAGACCATGGGTCTGCGCTCGTTCACGCCGATGGTGATCGCGTGCCCGGGTTGCGGCCGCACCACCAGCACGCTGTTCCAGGAACTTGCGTCGCAAATCCAGACCTATCTGCGCACGCAGATGCCGGTGTGGCGCGATCAATATCCTGGCGTCGAGAAGATGCACGTCGCGGTGATGGGTTGCATCGTCAACGGTCCGGGCGAATCGAAGCAGGCCAACATCGGCATCAGCTTGCCGGGCTCGGGCGAGAACCCGGCCGCGCCGGTGTTCATCGACGGCGAGAAGGTGAAGACGCTGCGCGGCGATAACATCGCGCAAGAATTCCAGCAAATCGTGAGTGACTACGTCGAGCGCAGCTATGGCCGCGCCACGGTAGCCAACTAA
- the hisS gene encoding histidine--tRNA ligase: MTEQKKKLEKLSGVKGMNDILPQEAGLWEFFETTVKSMLRSYGYQNIRTPIIEHTQLFKRGIGEVTDIVEKEMYSFTDALNGENLTMRPENTAAVVRAAIEHNMLYDGPKRLWYIGPMFRHERPQRGRYRQFHQVGVEALGFAGPDADAEIIMMCQRLWDDLGLMGIKLEINSLGLAEERAAHRVELIAHLEKHMDVLDEEAKRRLYTNPLRVLDTKNPAMQEVAQNAPKLIDFLGEESRAHFEGLQRILKANNIPFTINPRLVRGLDYYNLTVFEWVTDKLGAQGTVAAGGRYDPLIEQLGGKPTAACGWAMGVERILELLKEEQLVPEDEGCDVYVVHQGDAAREQAFIIAERLRDTGLDVILHCSADGQTASFKSQMKRADASGAAFAVVLGEDEIANGTVGVKPLRDTNANGGKNEQHNVPAEDLTEFLINAMVATAEDGDD, from the coding sequence ATGACTGAACAGAAGAAAAAGCTCGAAAAGCTCTCCGGCGTGAAGGGTATGAACGACATCCTTCCGCAGGAAGCCGGGCTGTGGGAATTTTTCGAAACGACCGTCAAGTCGATGCTGCGTTCGTACGGATACCAGAATATTCGTACGCCGATCATCGAGCATACGCAGTTGTTCAAGCGCGGTATCGGCGAAGTGACCGACATCGTCGAGAAAGAGATGTACAGCTTCACCGACGCGTTGAACGGTGAAAATCTGACCATGCGCCCGGAAAACACGGCGGCGGTGGTGCGCGCGGCGATCGAGCACAACATGCTGTACGACGGCCCGAAGCGCCTGTGGTACATCGGCCCGATGTTCCGCCACGAGCGTCCGCAGCGCGGCCGCTATCGCCAGTTCCATCAGGTCGGCGTGGAAGCGCTCGGCTTTGCCGGTCCGGACGCCGACGCTGAAATCATCATGATGTGCCAGCGTTTGTGGGACGACCTCGGGCTGATGGGCATCAAGCTCGAAATCAACTCGCTGGGTCTCGCGGAAGAACGCGCGGCGCACCGTGTCGAATTGATCGCGCACCTCGAAAAGCACATGGACGTGCTCGACGAAGAAGCGAAGCGCCGTCTCTACACGAACCCGCTGCGCGTGCTCGATACGAAGAATCCGGCCATGCAGGAAGTCGCGCAGAACGCGCCTAAGCTGATCGATTTTCTCGGCGAAGAATCGCGCGCGCACTTCGAAGGTTTGCAGCGCATTCTGAAGGCGAACAACATCCCGTTCACGATCAATCCGCGTCTCGTGCGCGGTCTCGATTATTACAATCTGACCGTGTTCGAATGGGTGACCGACAAGCTCGGCGCGCAAGGCACTGTCGCGGCCGGCGGGCGTTACGATCCGCTGATCGAACAACTCGGCGGCAAGCCCACGGCGGCATGCGGCTGGGCAATGGGCGTCGAGCGGATCCTCGAATTGCTGAAGGAAGAGCAACTGGTGCCGGAAGACGAAGGTTGCGACGTGTACGTGGTCCATCAGGGCGACGCGGCGCGCGAGCAGGCCTTCATCATCGCCGAGCGTTTGCGCGACACGGGCCTCGACGTGATCCTGCATTGCAGCGCCGACGGTCAAACGGCCAGCTTCAAATCGCAGATGAAGCGTGCCGACGCAAGCGGCGCGGCGTTCGCGGTGGTGCTCGGCGAAGACGAGATCGCCAACGGCACGGTGGGCGTGAAACCGCTGCGCGATACAAATGCTAACGGCGGTAAAAACGAGCAACACAACGTACCGGCCGAAGACTTGACCGAATTTCTAATCAATGCGATGGTTGCAACCGCCGAAGACGGCGACGACTGA
- the bamB gene encoding outer membrane protein assembly factor BamB, which yields MNLLKRYAVPVACAMTVLTMAACSSTKDERRVPTPLTEFKPVLDVQQAWKASVGKAGRYLFSPVAVGNAVYAAGANGSVAKIDAQTGQDVWRVKLHDDLSAGVGSDGTLTAVGGLKGDVYVLGADGKQLWTAKAPGEIISPPLVGNGLVVVRTVDGQIVAFNAQTGEQKWNYRNRAVPLNLRVSSGMTFAGDAAVLAGFPGGAFAAINLQTGDNYWQTPVSYPKGVTEVERINDVTGPPTLVGSETCAVTFQGQIGCFDANSGRAVWEKAFSSTSGLAQDDGAVVAADDWSVVSAFDVSNGAPLWKNDKLKNRDLSVPFILGHAAVLGDYQGYVHFLSRDDGTLVARVKTDGSPITAAPVLAGETLVVLTHDGDLYGYRPR from the coding sequence ATGAATCTGCTGAAACGTTACGCTGTGCCCGTTGCCTGTGCGATGACCGTGCTCACCATGGCGGCTTGCTCATCCACGAAAGACGAGCGCCGCGTGCCGACGCCGCTCACCGAGTTCAAACCCGTGCTCGACGTGCAGCAGGCCTGGAAGGCAAGCGTCGGTAAGGCAGGGCGCTATCTGTTCTCGCCGGTTGCGGTCGGCAACGCCGTGTACGCGGCTGGAGCGAACGGTTCGGTTGCGAAGATCGACGCGCAAACCGGTCAGGACGTCTGGCGCGTGAAGCTGCACGACGACCTTTCGGCGGGTGTCGGCAGCGACGGCACGCTCACCGCGGTCGGCGGCCTGAAGGGCGACGTCTACGTACTCGGCGCGGACGGCAAACAACTGTGGACCGCCAAGGCGCCGGGCGAGATCATTTCGCCGCCGCTCGTCGGCAACGGTCTCGTGGTGGTGCGCACGGTCGACGGTCAGATCGTCGCATTCAACGCGCAGACCGGCGAGCAGAAGTGGAACTACCGCAACCGCGCGGTGCCGCTCAATCTGCGTGTGTCGTCGGGCATGACGTTCGCGGGCGATGCGGCCGTGCTGGCCGGTTTCCCGGGCGGCGCGTTCGCGGCGATCAACCTGCAGACGGGCGATAACTATTGGCAAACGCCGGTGTCCTATCCGAAGGGCGTGACGGAAGTGGAGCGTATCAACGACGTGACCGGTCCGCCCACGCTGGTCGGTTCGGAAACCTGCGCCGTGACGTTCCAGGGCCAGATTGGCTGTTTCGACGCGAACTCGGGCCGCGCCGTGTGGGAAAAGGCGTTCTCCAGCACGAGCGGTCTGGCGCAGGATGATGGCGCCGTGGTGGCAGCGGACGACTGGTCGGTGGTGTCGGCGTTCGACGTCAGCAACGGCGCGCCGCTGTGGAAGAACGACAAGCTAAAGAACCGTGACCTGAGCGTGCCGTTCATTCTGGGTCATGCCGCAGTGCTGGGCGACTACCAAGGCTACGTGCACTTCCTGTCCCGCGACGACGGCACGCTCGTCGCACGCGTGAAGACCGACGGCAGCCCGATTACCGCGGCGCCGGTGCTCGCCGGCGAGACGCTGGTGGTGCTGACGCACGACGGCGACCTGTACGGCTACCGCCCGCGCTGA